Within the Micromonospora citrea genome, the region GGAACCCGGTCGGCGGCCATCAGCCAGTGCAGGATCTCCAGGTTGCCGCCCCAGGCGCGCCCCTCGACCACCCGCCGCGGCCCCTGCCAGCGCCAGCCCTCCCCCGGCAGCATCTCCGGCTCGTGGGCCAGCGACGCCGGGTCCCGCCAGTCGCCCGGCCGGTCGCCCCACTCCGGCGCGGGCGTGAGGTCGTACCAGCCGGAGGTGAAGAGGGCGGCGCGCAGCGAGTCGAAGGTCAGCGGGTGCGGCCGGCCGGGGCGGCCGAGGTGCACCAGCACCGACCCGCCGTGGTAGCCCACGATGCCCAGCCGGTGGAGGTGGTTGAGCAGGTTGGTGTTGTCGGAGTAGCCGAAGAACGGCTTCGGGTTGGCCCGCAGCACGGCGTCGTCCAGGTGCGGGGTGACCGTGATCTGGTCGTCGCCGCCGATCGTGGCGAGCACGGCGGTGATCGTCGGGTCGGCGAAGGCGGCGGTCAGGTCCCGCGCCCGCTCGCGCGGGTCGGCGCCCATCACCCGCGTCGTCGGATACTCCACCGGCTCCAGGCCGAACTCCTCGCGCAGCCGGCGCAGCCCCAGCTCGTACACGTGGGGAAAGATCGCGGGCAGGCCGGCGGAGGGTGAGACGACCGCGACCCGGTCGCCCGGCCGGGGCTTGGGAGGGTAGTTCGGCGGAGTCATGATCGAACGCTAGCGGGTCGGTCGAACGGTTTCCGCCTGGATAACAGCGGTGAAAGCCGCGCAAATCGCCCTAGGCTGACGGCGTGGACGAGGAATCGCGCAGCCGGCTGCGCACCGCGGGGCTGCTGCTCGGCACCCTGCTGCTCGCCACCGCGTTCATCGCCGCCTACGTCGGCGCGCTGCACCAGCCGACCCCGCGCGACGTGCCCGTCGGGGTGGTGCGGGGCGACCAGAAGGCCGAGGCCGTGCTCGACGCCGTGCGCAACCAGACCGACCGGATCAAGGCCGTCGGGTACGCCGACCCGGGCGCCGCCGCCGACGGCCTCGCCACCCGCGAGGTGTACGCGGTGCTCACCAGCACGGCCGAGGGCGGGCTGGCCCTGGCCACGGCCAGCGCCGCCGCGCCCGCCGCGACCGACGTCGTCGTGCAGGTGCTCGGCACCGCCGCACGGCAGGCGGAACTGCCGCTGCGGGTGACCGACGACGTCCCGGTGGCCGAGGCCGACCCGCGCGGGCTGGTCCCGTTCTACCTGGCCGTCGGGTACGTCCTCGGCGGCTATCTCGCCTCCACCGTCCTCGGGCTCGCGGGCGGCACCACGCCCCGAGGCCCGCGCCGCGCCGCACTACGGCTCGCCGCGCTCGCGGCGTACAGCGTGGTGCTCGGGATCGTCGGCGCGGTGGTGGTCGGGCCGGTCATCGGCGTCTGGGACCACGACCTGGCGGGCGTCGCCGCCGCCGGGGCGCTGGCGGTGTTCGCGGCGGCGGCGGCCGCCGCCGCGGTGCAGGGCTGGCTCGGCCTGCTCGGCACCGGCCTGGTGATCCTGCTGCTGGTGGTGCTCGGCAACCCCGGCTCCGGCGGCATCTACGCTCCCGAGTTCCTGCCCGCCTGGCTGCGCGGCATGCACCGGTGGAACGTGCCGGGGCTCGCCACCGACCTGCTCAAGTCCGTCGTCTACTTCGACCGCCGGTCGACCGGCTGGTCGGTGACCGGGCTCGCCCTGTGGTGCGTCCTCGGCGCGGCCGGGCTGCTCACCGCCGGCGTGTTCCGGGGCCGTCGTGCCGCGGCCCGCCGGTCGGGCCGGCCCGCGTCCGCACCGGACTGAAGAATGAGACGAAACCGGGACCCCCTCCTGGCGACGGCGGGGACGTGGATACGATCCAGGGGATCGGACAGCGCTGTCCTTCGTACTCACGTAAGGAGCGCACCGTGACCGACCAGCACGACCACGACGGCCCCGACGCCGCGCTGCGCGCCGACATCCGCCGCCTCGGCACCCTGCTCGGGCAGACCCTCGCCCGCCAGGAGGGCCGCCCGCTGCTCGATCTGGTCGAGGAGATCCGCGCGCTGGTGCGCTCCGACGCGCCCTCCGCGGCCCAGCGCCTCGCCGGCCTCGACGTCACCACCGGCACCAAGCTGGCCCGCGCCTTCTCCACCTACTTCCACCTGGCCAACATCACCGAGCAGGTGCACCGGGGTCGGGACCTGCGCCGCCGCCGGGCGATCCAGGGCGGCTGGCTGGACCAGGCGGCAAAGATGATCGCCGAGCGCGGGGTGCCGGCCGAGGAGATCGCCGCCGCGGCCCGCCGGCTGGCGGTACGGCCCGTCTTCACCGCGCACCCCACCGAGGCGGCCCGCCGGTCGATCCTGTCGAAGCTGCGCGCGATCGCCGACGAACTGGACACCGAGACCGCCAACGCGATCCTCTACGGCGCCAGCGACGAGGGCCCGGCCAACCGCCGCCTCGCCGAGCTGCTCGACCTGATGTGGCAGACCGACGAGCTGCGGCTCGACCGGCCGGATCCGACCGACGAGGCCCGCAACGCCATCTACTACCTGCGCGACCTGTACGCCGAGGCCGCCCCGCAGGTGCTCGACGACCTCGCCGACACGCTGCGCACCCTCGGCGTGGAGACCTCCCCCACCGCCCGGCCGCTGAGCTTCGGCACCTGGATCGGCGGCGACCGCGACGGCAACCCGTTCGTCACCCCGACCGTGACCCGCGAGGTGCTGACCATCCAGCACGAGCACGGCATCGCGGCCACCGAGAAGGCGATGGACCACCTGATCAACGAGGTGTCCGTCTCCCGGCGACTGCGCGGGGTGTCGCTCGACCTCTCCGCCAGCCTCGCCGCCGACCTGGACGCGCTGCCCGAGGTGGCACCCCGGTTCCGCCGGGTCAACGCCGAGGAGCCCTACCGGCTCAAGGCACGCTGCGTGAAGGCGAAGCTGGCCAACACCCGGCAGCGGCTGCGGCAGGGCACCGCACACGTGCCCGGCCGGGACTACCGGGGCTCGGCCGAGCTGATCGCCGACCTGGAGCTGCTGCGCGCCTCGCTGGCCCGCAACGCCGGCCAGCTCACCGCCGTGGGCCGGCTCGCCTCCACCATCCGTACGGTCTCCGCGTTCGGGCTGCACCTGGCGACCATGGACGTGCGGGAGCACGCCGAGGCGCACCACGCGGTGCTGGCCCAGCTCTACGCGGCCGTCGGCGAGGTCTCCGACTACCCGTCGCTGACCCGGCTGGAACGCACGAAGCTGCTGGCCGACGAGCTGGCCGGCCGTCGGCCGCTCTCCACGCTCGACACCCCGCTGACCGAGGCGGCCCGCAAGACGTTCGACGTGTTCGGCACCATCCGCGAGGCGCAGGACAGGTTCGGCAACGAGGTCATCGAGTCGTACATCATCTCGATGACCCTCGGGGTGGACGACGTGCTCGCCGCGGTGGTGCTGGCCCGCGAGGCCGGCCTGGTCGACGTGCACAGCGGCCGGGCCCGGATCGGCTTCGTGCCGCTGCTGGAGACCCCGGCCGAGCTGAACGCCGGCGGCGAACTCCTCGACGAGCTGCTGTCCCTGCCCGCGTACCGGGCGCTGGTGGCGGCCCGGGGCGACGTGCAGGAGGTGATGCTGGGCTACTCCGACTCCAACAAGGAGGCCGGCATCACCACCAGCCAGTGGTCCATCCACCGGGCCCAGCGCGCACTGCGCG harbors:
- a CDS encoding S66 family peptidase — protein: MTPPNYPPKPRPGDRVAVVSPSAGLPAIFPHVYELGLRRLREEFGLEPVEYPTTRVMGADPRERARDLTAAFADPTITAVLATIGGDDQITVTPHLDDAVLRANPKPFFGYSDNTNLLNHLHRLGIVGYHGGSVLVHLGRPGRPHPLTFDSLRAALFTSGWYDLTPAPEWGDRPGDWRDPASLAHEPEMLPGEGWRWQGPRRVVEGRAWGGNLEILHWLMAADRVPPVEALAGSVLVVETSEEMPPATEVFRMLRNMGERGLLTASPAVLVGRAKAWDFEKPHSVEERREWAEAQREAVTRALAAYAPDAVVVFDVDLGHTDPQLIVPYGGEVRVDAVERRISVRY
- the ppc gene encoding phosphoenolpyruvate carboxylase, whose protein sequence is MTDQHDHDGPDAALRADIRRLGTLLGQTLARQEGRPLLDLVEEIRALVRSDAPSAAQRLAGLDVTTGTKLARAFSTYFHLANITEQVHRGRDLRRRRAIQGGWLDQAAKMIAERGVPAEEIAAAARRLAVRPVFTAHPTEAARRSILSKLRAIADELDTETANAILYGASDEGPANRRLAELLDLMWQTDELRLDRPDPTDEARNAIYYLRDLYAEAAPQVLDDLADTLRTLGVETSPTARPLSFGTWIGGDRDGNPFVTPTVTREVLTIQHEHGIAATEKAMDHLINEVSVSRRLRGVSLDLSASLAADLDALPEVAPRFRRVNAEEPYRLKARCVKAKLANTRQRLRQGTAHVPGRDYRGSAELIADLELLRASLARNAGQLTAVGRLASTIRTVSAFGLHLATMDVREHAEAHHAVLAQLYAAVGEVSDYPSLTRLERTKLLADELAGRRPLSTLDTPLTEAARKTFDVFGTIREAQDRFGNEVIESYIISMTLGVDDVLAAVVLAREAGLVDVHSGRARIGFVPLLETPAELNAGGELLDELLSLPAYRALVAARGDVQEVMLGYSDSNKEAGITTSQWSIHRAQRALRDVAARHGVHLRLFHGRGGTVGRGGGPTHEAILAQPYGTLDGAIKVTEQGEVISDKYSLPSLARENLELTLAAVLQATLLHTAPRQPAEMLERWDATMELVSDSAFRSYRSLVEDPDLPAYFWASTPTELLGALNIGSRPAKRPNTGAGLAGLRAIPWVFGWTQTRQIVPGWFGVGSGLAAAREAGLQDVLAEMHRNWHFFRTFLSNVEMMLTKTDLSIARRYVETLVPKKLHPIFHKIEQEYELTKREVLAVTSSPALLENSPVLQRTLAVRDTYLEPLHHLQVALLRQYRESGAAGRALVTAPGGRRAPSDGTALERALLTTVNGIAAGMRNTG